The genomic window CCGGCTCGTGGAACGGGAACCGCCGCTCGTCCGGGTCGAGCACGTGGAACACCACCACCTCGTGGGCGCGGTGGCGGAAGGACTTCAGCCCGGCGAGCACCTCGTCGGGCTCGTCCAGCAGGTCGGAGAACACCATCACCAGGCCGCGGCGCTTGATGCGCTCGGCCAGCGAGGTCAGGCACGAGGCCACCTTGGTGCCGCTCTGCGCGCGCGCGCGGCCCAGCTCCATCAGCAGTTGGTGCAGGTGACTCTTCACGGAGCGCGGCGGCACGAACTTCTCCATCTTCTCGGCGAACAGCAGCAGCCCCACGGCGTCCTGCTGACCCAGCATCAGGTAGGCCAGCGCTGCGGCCAGCGAGGAGGCGTACTCCAGCTTGGTGGGTCGTCCCCCTCGCGAGAAGCCCATGGATGCGCTCTGGTCCACCAGCAGGTAGGAGCGCAGGTTGGTCTCTTCGTGGTAGCGCCGGATGTAGTAGCGGTCCTGCTTGGCGTACACCTTCCAGTCCACGTGGCGGATGGGATCGCCGGGCGCGTACGGGCGGTGCTCGGCGAACTCCACCGAGAATCCGTGGAAGGGGCTGCGGTGCAGGCCCGCGAGAAAGCCTTCGACCACCAGGCGCGCGCGCAGGTCAATGGCCTCGATCTGCGAGGCGACGCGCGGGTCCAGGAAGCGCCGGACGTCGGCGCCGGTCGGGCCGGGGCGGTTCATCGGGAAGCTGCTCCGGGCGTCACGAGCTTGCGGCCGCCGGCCGTCGCGCGCGGGTGGGCTCCGCTCACGCGCCCTTCCCGTCCGCGGACACCTTCTCCAGCAGCTGCCGGATGATCTCCGGTGAGCGCACCCCGTCGGCTTCGGCGTTGAAGTTGGGGATCACGCGGTGACGCAGCACCGAGGGGGCCACGGCGCGGATGTCCTCGATCGAGGGCGCGAACCGGCCATCTAGGGCCGCGCGGGTCTTCGCACCCAGGACCAGGTACTGCGACGCGCGCGGGCCGGCGCCCCAGCTCACCCACTGCTTCACGAAGTCCGGCGACCCCTCCTCGGTGGGGCGGGTGGCCCGCGCCAGCCTCACCGCGTAGCGCACCACGAACTCCGAAGCCGGCACGCGGCGCACCAGCGCCTGGAAGTCGGTCAACTCCTTCGACGCGAATACCGGCTGAAGATCCGGCACCGACGCGCCGGTGGTCTCGGTGACGATCCGCTCCTCCTCCGCCTGCGAGGGATAGTCCACCTGCACCTGGAACATGAACCGGTCCAGTTGCGCTTCGGGCAACGGGTAGGTGCCTTCCAGCTCGATGGGGTTCTGGGTGGCCAGCACGAAGAAGGGCGGCTCCAGGCGCATCGTCTGGCCGCCGGCGGACACCTCGCGCTCCTGCATCGCCTGCAGCAGGGCGGCCTGGGTCTTGGGCGGCGTGCGGTTGATCTCGTCGGCCAGCACCAGGTTGGCGAACAGCGGCCCGCGCAGGAAGCGGAACTCGCGCTGCCCGGTGGAGCGGTTCTCCTCCAGCACCTCCGTGCCTGTGATGTCCGAGGGCATGAGGTCCGGGGTGAACTGGATGCGGCTGAACTTGAGGTCCAGGACCCGCGCGAGGCTGCTCACCAGCAGCGTCTTGGCCAGCCCGGGCACCCCCACCAGGAGGCAGTGGCCGTTGGCGAAGAGCGCGGTAAGCAACTCCTCGACCACGCGGTCCTGGCCCACGATCACCTTGCGCACCTCGCGGACGATGCGGTCGTGGCCGGACTTGAGGCGCTCGAGCGCCTCCAACGGGGCGTTGGCGGATGTCACGCGGGTCTCCTTCGGAGCTGGATGGTGGTCACGGGGCAACGCAAAAGCGGCGCGCGGCCGATTGCCGGCGCCGGCGGTTCGGGCATCTGCTTCTGCCGACGCAGTATAACACAAGGCCCCCGGCCCCCGGAGGGTCGCCCCGGGCGGTGGGAGCTGCCTATATGGATGATGTGGGCCACCGCTGGGTCCGGGAGCTGGTGTATTCTCCTAAAATGTGTTGTCGCAGTGTTTTATGTCCTAAGCACGGCGGTGGCTGCCGGACGCGCCTCGGGCTCGTCCGGCCCGCCCTCAAGATTTTGCGTTCGCACCACTTGACACCCTCCGCCGGGCCGCTGTATTTTGGGCTTCCTGCGCGCCTCAGGATCTCAACCTTGAGGTACACGAGGGCCGAGAGGCTGAACCGCTCGGCCCTTTTTCATTGGGCATTCCCGGGGGGGCTCGACGGGCGCCAACGCGCCACCCTGCGGGATCCCCGCGGCGGGCTCCCTCCCGCCCCCACCAGTGAGACTGCCCGGCCATGCCTCCCGTTGCACGCGGCGAAGTTCTGGAACTGGAAGTCACGGGCCTCGCCACCGGCGGGCGCGGACTGGCCAAGCTCGACCGCTACGTGGTCTTCGTGGAGGGCGCCCTGCCCGGCGACCGGGTGCGGGCCCGGATCACCCGCAGCAAGGGCCGTTACGCCGAGTCCGTGGCCGTGGAACGGCTTTCAGCCGGACCCGACCGGGTGGAGGCGCGCTGCGCGCACGTGTCGGTGTGCGGCGGATGCCGGTTCCAGGACTACGATTACGCGGCGCAACTCCTCCACAAGCAGCAGGCCATCCGAGATTCCATGACCCACCTGGCGGCACTGGACATCCCCGTGCGGGAAGTGCGGCCGTCTTCTGATATCTTCCATTACCGCAACAAGATGGAGTTCTCGTTCGGCGCGGCTGAGGACGGCCGGGTGAGCCTGGGGCTCCACCACCGGGGCCGCTTCGACACCATCTTCAACCTCTCCGAATGCCACATCTGCCCCCCGGCCATGAACAGGACCGTGGAGGTGCTGCGCGCCCTGGCCCGTCGGGACGGGCTGCCGGCCTACGACCTGCGGAGTCACGAGGGTGAGCTTCGGTTCGTGGCCCTGCGCGAGAGCCGCGCCACCGGCGAGTTGTTGGTGAACCTGGTCTCCGCCGAGCCGCGGGTGGACGTGTTCGGGAGTTGGGCCCTGGAACTCGCCCGGGAGGTGCCGTCGCTCCGGGGCTTCGTGTTCAGCCTGCACCGCGGCCAGGCGCAGGCGGTGCAAGCCGAGAGCTGGCAGCTGCTGTGGGGCGAGGACCGCATCGTGGAACGGCTCAACGGGCTGGAGTTCGAGATCTCCCCGTGGTCGTTCTTCCAGACCAACTCGGCCCAGGCGGAGGTGCTGTACCGCGAGGCGCTGGCTGCGGCGGAGCTCGTTCCCGAGGATCGGGTATTGGACCTCTACTGCGGCACCGGCACGCTCACGCTCACCTTCGCGCGCGAGTGCGCCGCCGCGTGGGGCGTGGAGACGGTGGAGGAGGCGGTGCGGGACGCGGTGCGGAATGCGGAGAGGAACTTCGGGCGCGGGATGCGGACCACCGCGGCCCGGGCGCCCGGGGCGGTGGCGCCGGCGGTTTCGGCCTCGAGCGAGCCCGGCCAGCTCGGCGCGCCCGACGTGCGCTTCTTCGCCGCCGACGCGCGGCCGTGGCTGCGGCTGGGCGGCGCAAAGGAACTGGAGCCCACCGTGGTGGTGGTGGATCCCCCGCGCGCGGGGCTGCACCCGCGGGTCATTGACCGGGTGTGCGAGTTGAGGCCGCGGCGAGTGGTCTATGTTTCCTGCAATCCCACCACGTTGGCGAGGGACCTGGCGCACTTTGCGCGGCTGGGGTACCGGGCGCCGTGGATTCAACCGGTGGACATGTTTCCGCACACGGATCACGTGGAGTGCGTGGCGGCGCTGGAGCCCGGAGAGCCGCCGCCGGCCTGAATCGCCCGCCCCCCTGCCCGCACGTTCAGGCGATTCCACCCTCAATAACCAACCCGCTCACCACCCCCGGACTCACCGACAACCCGCGTAATCCCCTGTCACGCAAAGGAGGTGCATAAGCCACCCCCGCGCGGCTTGTTCTCTTATCGCAAACGATTCGGGAATTGTCATTTAACAGGTTTTCCACAGGGGAGCCGAGTTATCCACACGGCAGGGGAATTGCGCGGCTGCAGCTCGAGCCCGGGACTGAGGGGTTGGTATTGGAGACGGAGCGTGTGATATCGTCCGGCATCCGGTTGCGCGAGCGCCACGCGGGCCTCGCTGGATCCATCGACTTGCATGGGGAACGCGGGATGGCTGGGCAGAACTGCTGGGAGTACAAGTGCTGCGGCCGTCAGCCTGGCGGGGAGCGCGTGGGCGAGTTGGGAGTGTGCCCCGCGGCGGTGAGCCTTCGGAACGCGGGCAAGAATGGCGGGCAGGCAGCGGGCCGCATTTGCTGGAGCGTCGCGGGAACGCTGTGCGGCGGAGTGGTCCAGGGGACCACGGCTCAGAAAGTCGGTAGCTGCACCCGCTGCGAGTTCTTCGCAATGGTGATGTCGGAGGAGGGTGCGGGTTTCACGCGGGGCTGATGCGGCGGCGCCTCCGCGGCACGAGGGTGGCGCGACAGCGGGCCCGCCCGGCGACTCCCCTGGTAGATTCCGCGCCAGCCCCCCGCTACACGTGGTTCCTCAACATCAACTCCCGCGGATGTGGCTGCAGATACGTCTGCCCCTCGAGATACTCCACCTGGTGCCGCCGCACGTGGTGGCGAATCAACGTCAGCGGCACCACCAGCGGCACCAGGCCCCGGCGGTAGTCCTCGATGATCGCGCCGAGTTCGCGCTTCTCCGCCTCGCCCAGGTCCTTCTTGAAGTAGCCCGCCATGTGCTGCAGCACGTTGGTGTGCTGGCGCGGCGTGGCGATCTTCTTCATGGCCTGCATGAAGCCGGCTTCGTAGCGATCCCGCAGCCCGGCGGGCGGGACCTCGCGGGCGCGCGCCACCAGGCGTCCCAGCTCGGTGTATGCAGCGGTGGAGTGCGCGAGCAGCGCCAGCTTGTGCGCGGTGTGAAACTTCACCAGTGCGCCGGGCCTGAAGCGGCCCTCGAAAAGGGTGCGCAGGCGCCGGTAGGCGAACACGCGCTCCACGAAGTTCTCGCGCAGGCGCGGATCCGAGAGCCGGCCCTCCTCTTCGACGGGCAGGTTCGGAAAGCGCTCCATCACTGCGGCGGCGAACAAGCCCACGCCCTCCGGCGAGGGCGCGCCGTTGTGGTCGTAGACCTTCACGCGCGCCATGCCGCACGAGGGCGAGTTCTTCTTCAGCACGAAGCCGCACAGGTCGTCGGCGCGCAGCTTCGCAACCCGGCGCTTCGCGAACGCGCGCATGTTGTCGGTGAGGTCGCGGCCGGTCTTCGGCACCACCAGGCGCACGTCGGCGCCGCGCTTCTCGCGCACCAGGCGGATGGGATCGCGCGGCGTGCCCAGGCCCAGCTCCACCTCGGGGCAGAACGTGACCCACTCCACGTAGGCGCCGAAGGTGTCCACCAGGAAGCCGTCCCGCTTGTGGCCGCCGTCGTAGCGCACCTCGCGCCCCAGCAGGCACGCGGAGATGCCGATGCGGATGGGTGGATCCTTCTCGGCGGCCACTAGCTCACCGTGATCTTCAGCTCGTCCAGGATCCGCTCCAGCTCTTCCATCGAGTAGTACTCGATCGCGATGGAGCCCTTGTGCTGCGTGCCGGTCACGCGCACCCGCGTGCCCATGCGCCGCTGCAGCTGCTCCTCGATCTGCACCAACTCGGGAATCACGCGCCGCTTGATGCGCCGTCCCTTGTGGCGCGCCTTGCGCGCGGTGCGTCCCAGCTCCTCGATGGTGCGAACGGTGAGCCCCTCGGCCACGATCTGCTCCGCGACGCGCAGCATGTCCGCCTCGGAGCCCAGGGCGAGCAGGGCCCGGGCGTGGCCGGCGGTGAGCTTGCCGGAGGCCACCAGCTTTCGGATCTGTTCCGGCAACGTCAGCAACCGCAATGAATTAGAGACTGTGGCCCGGTCCTTTCCCACCCGCTTGGCGACCGCCTCCTGAGTCACTCCAAGGGTCTCGATCAACTTCTGGTAGGCGTGCGCCTCGTCGATCGGGTTCAGGTCCTCGCGCTGAATGTTCTCGACCAGCGCCAGCTCCAGGAGCTGATCATCGGGCACGTCCTTGATGATCGCGGGGATCTCCGACAGCCCCAGCCTGCGCGAGGCCTGGAAGCGCCGCTCGCCGGCGATCAACTCGAAGTGGTAGCCCGCGCGGCGCACCACGATTGGCTGCACCAGGCCGCGTTCGCGGATGGAGTTGGCGAGATCCGCCAGACGGGCTTCGTCCATTTCGGTGCGCGGCTGCATGGGGTTGGTCTTCACGCGGTCCAGCGGGATGCGCTCCACCGACTCCTGCGCCGATGTCGCCGAGGGCGCGTCCCCGGGGATCAGGGCGCTCAGCCCCCGGCCGAGGGCTTTCCTAGTTTGCACTTTCAATCACCTCCCGGGCCAAGTTGCGGTAGCTGGTGGATCCGGTGCAGCCGGGGTCGTAAACCACGGCGGGCTTGCCGAAGCTCGGCGCCTCGCTCAGCCGGACGTTGCGCGGGATGACCGTCTTGTAGACGCGATCGGCGAAGTACTTGCGGGCCTCGTCCTCGACCTGCTGACACAGGTTCAGGCGATGGTCGTACATGGTCAGCAGCACACCCTCCATATGTAAGGCGGGGTTCAGCTTAGCCTGTACCAACCGGATCGCCTGCAGCAGATGGCTCAAGCCCTCCAGCGCGTAGTATTCGCACTGCAGCGGCACCAGGACCGAATCCGAGGCGGTGAGCGTGTTGAGCGTCAGCAGGCCGAGCGAGGGCGGGCAGTCGATGATGATGTAGTCGTACTCCTGCCGCACCGGCTGCACGGCGTCGCGTAGCCGGTTCTCCCGCGCGATCAGCCCAACCAGCTCCACCTCCGCGCCACTCAGACGCTGACCCGATGGCACCAGGTCCAGGTTCTCGACCCCGGAAGGCACGATCGCCTCCTGGATCGGCAGATCATTGATGAGCACCTCGTAGATACTCTTCTCGGTGGTGTCGCCCGAGATGCCCACCCCGCGCGCCAGCGAAGCTGCCAAGTTGATGGCCGTCGTTGTCTTGCCGACGCCACCCTTCTGGTTTGTGATCGCGACGACTTTGCCCATACGTTCCATTTCAGGGTGCCCATGTGGGGAGTGTTTCACGTGAAACATTGCCGCGGGGAGCCTGGATCCTGCAAGGCCGGGCGCGGGTCAACCGACCGTCGGGAAGTGCGCACAGGGATGCTGGGCGCCGGTTGCACGCTGGGATTTATCCCATGCGCACGCGGCGTCCGTCCACATGATTCTTCAGCACTACAGTGTAATTAGCTGGCTGTAAATGAATTGTGGTGTGTGATCCGAAATGTGTTTCACGTGGAACATTTGCCAGGGGGGTTATGGAGGGAGCGAACAAGATCGGGGGGGCGTATCTGCGCGACCCGGGAGCGCAATGGGGGCGCCTGTTGGCCGCGGGCGGACCCCGGATGAGCCAGCCCTGCTCAGGGCGGCGTCACCGCCAGGCTGACGCTCTACCGCGCCGGCCCCCGGCCCGTCGCCAGCGTGGTGTCGGCCCAGTCCACGCGCACGAGTCGAACATCCTCGAGACCAATCCGCGCCAGGGCATCGAGCGCCTGCTGCTTGATCGCCTCGTCCCGGGAGGCGAACCACACCATCCAGCCACCCACAGCCAGATCCACACGGACCTGCTCCGAGATGTGGTTCACCAGCTTCCGATCCGGGGCCACCGCGCGCATGGTGATCATCTGGAATGTGTTGCCTGGAATCACCAGTTCCGGGGTGGGCCCAAACTCAGGGTCTTCGGACACCTCCGCACCCGGGCCCGGCAGCTCCTCGTAGCGCGCCTGGATCACTCGCGCCCGCCCCGGGACCAACCGCGTGGCTGCCTCGCGCAGGAATCGGCACTTCTTGAGCATGCCCTCAACCAGCACGCCCTTCCACGTCGGCCGAGCCAGCAGCAGGGGCAGTGCGGGCAAGCCGCCGCCGGAGCCAATGTCCAGCAGGCTGAAGTCTGCCGCTGTCGGCCCAGCCGCCTCCAGGAGCTCCAGCGGGGCGAGCGATCCAAGCACATGCCGCAACAGATCATCGCGCGTCATGCGGCGCGACACCAGGTTCAAACGCTCGTTCCACTCCATCAGAAGATCAATGTAGGCATTGGCTTGTGATTCAAACTCCGGCGCCAGCCGGATGGTCGGCTCTGAGAAGTCGGGCGCGGGCCGCACCTCAATGGGGACTTCCGCGGCGTCCGGTGTGACCTGGGTGGCAGGGTCCGGGGCGCGTCCGGCGGACGGGACTCCGCGGCCAGCAGTCCCCGCGCGGCCCACACTGCCGGCACGGCCCGCGCTGGAAGTTCTCTCGCGACGATCCTTCACTGGCTCTCCTTGGATATGTCCGTCCCGCCGCGCGCCGCACGCGCCACGTGGATCATGAGTGCGCCGATGTCCGCGGGGCTCACGCCGGGAATCCGCATTGCCTGGCCCACCGAGGCCGGGCGCGAGCGGCGCAGTTTTTCCCGCGCCTCACGCGAGACCCCGTTCAGCTCCGCCTCGAACACGCCCCCGGGGATGGGGGCGGCCTCCAGCTTCAGCATCCTCTGGATGGCCTGCTCCTGGCGGGCGATGTACCCGGAGTACTTCACCCGCACCTCCACGCGTTCTCCCAGTTCCGCGGAAAGCGTGGCACCGGGATCGAACCTCCGGATCATCTCATATGTAATTCCTTGTGTCCTCAGTAGTTCCAGTACAGTCGCCCGTTCGCTTCGACCCGCCAGAACCGCCACGGACTCGGCCGGAAGCCGGTCCCGCGCCGCCCGCGACAGCTCTTCCTCCACCGCGACGCGCTCGCCCTCCAGGTGCGCGAACTCCGCGTCGCTGATCAGCCCGCACTGGTGCCCCACGCGGCCGAGGCGCTCGCCGGCGTTGTCGTGCCGCAACACCAGCCGGTGTTCCGCCTGCGAAGTGAACAGCCGGTATGGCTCGTGCGTGCCGCGCAGCGCGAGGTCGTCCACCAGCACGCCGGCGTAGGCCTGCGCGCGCGTGAGTCGCAGCGGCGCGCGCCCGAGCAGCTTCAAAGCGGCGTTGGCACCCGCCAGCAGGCCCTGTGCCGCGGCTTCCTCGTATCCCGAGGTGCCGTTGATCTGTCCCGCAAAGTACAGGCCGGCCACGCCGCGGCTTTCCAGCGTCGGCTCCAGGTGGAAGGCCGGCGGAACGAAATCGTACTCCACCGCGTAGCCCGGCCGCACAATATTCGCGCGTTCGAGCCCCGGCAGCGTGCGCACCATCGCCTGTTGCGCATCCTCCGGCAGCGACGTGGAGAGCCCGTTCACGTAGATCTCGTCGGTGTCGCGGCCCTCGGGCTCCAGGAACACCTGGTGGGCGGGCTTCTCCGGGAAGCGACACACCTTGTCCTCGATGGACGGACAGTAGCGCGGCCCCACGCCGGCGATCCGCCCGGTGGTGAGCGGCGAGCGCGACAGGTTCTCCCGCACCACGCGGTGCGTTTCGTCGGTCGTGCGCGTAAGGTGGCACGGCAACGGATCCACCTCGATGGGCCCGCCGCTGAAGTGCGAGAACGGCCTCGCCGGCCGGTCGCCCCACTGTGCCTCCAGCGAACTGAAATCAACGGAGGCCGCCTCGAGCCGCGGGGGAGTGCCGGTCTTGAGCCGTGCGATGGGGTAACCCAGCTCGCGCAGCGAGTCGGACAGCCCGAAGGCGGCGGGATCTCCCCGACGCCCCCCGGGAAATGACTCCAACCCTATGTGAATCAATCCGTTGAGGAATGTGCCCGTGCACAGGATGACGGCCCGGGCGCGCAGCAGGTAGCCCGGGGCCGGAGCCGCGGAGGAGTCCCCGGCGGTCTCGGGGGCCTGCCGCCGGACGCCCGGAGGCGCGGCGTCGGCCCGGCCCGCCCCGCTGACCGCGGCGTCGGCCACATTTGCGAGCCCGGCCAGCGAAATCTCCCCATGCCCCGGCACCACCATGGCCCCCTCGATGGCGCCGCCCGGGCCCGTCCGCAGCGACACCCCCAGCCCCTCGCGCAGCTCCAGGCCCGGGGCGGCCTCCACCACGCGGCGCATCTCCACCTGGTAGGCGCGCTTGTCCGCCTGCGCCCGAGGCGCCCACACCGCGGGGCCGCGGCTGCGGTTGAGCATCTTGAACTGGATGCCGGTGCGATCGATCACCCGTCCCATGGCCCCGCCCAGCGCGTCAATCTCGCGCACCAACTGGCCCTTCGCGAGCCCGCCGATGGCCGGGTTGCACGACATCTGCGCCACCGAGTCCAGGTTGCCGGTGAGCAGGATCGTCGCGCATCCCAGCCGGGCAGAAGCCAGCGCGGCCTCGCAGCCCGCGTGGCCGGCGCCGATGACAAGAACGTCGCAGGAGTCCATGGAAGAGGAATTGTACGGTGGGCGACCGCCGGTGGGGCGGAGAAATCGGGGGGCGAGAAATCGGGGGCGAGGTCGGAGGGCGAAATCGGGGGCGAGGTCTGCGAAGGCCCGGGATTCAGCGGGCAGGAGTGTCTGCAGGCATGAATGCCCGGCCTACTTTCCGATGCAGAACCTCGAGAAGATCTCGTCCAGCACCGGCGCCGACGCCCCGATGCCCAGGGCTTCGTCGAATGCGGACAGCGCCTCGCGCAACTCGAACGCCGCGGTGTCCAGCAGTTCGTGCGCGTCCAGGCGTTCGGCGGCGGCCGTGAGCGCGAGGCTCGCGGCTCGCAGCGCGTGCTCCTGGCGCACCGTGGCAACCAGCGGCGCCTCGCGCCCGGCGTCGCCGAGGAGCAGCGTGCGCAGCGCGGCCGCCAGTTCCGCAACTCCCGCGCCGGTTCGCGCGGAGGTTCGCACCACGGGCCAGAGGGCGCTTCCCGCGGCGGCCTGCACGGGGGCCGCGCCTGGGGACGGGGCCGTTGCGGGGGCGACGCCTTCACGCGCCTCGCCCCACGCATCCCCCAGGTCAACTTTGTTCGCCGCCACCACGCCGCGCCGGTGGGCGAGCCGCTCCAGCGCCTCGCGGTCGTCCACGCTCACCGGAACGGAGACATCCACCACCAGCACCAGGGCGTCCGCGGCGGCAAGTTCGCGGCGGGCGAGTTCCATGCCGGCGAGTTCGAGCTGCCCCGGCGGGGGGGCCGACCCCGTGCCCCCGGAAGATATGGGCGGCTCGCCGAGGCCCGCGGTGTCCACGAGCGTCACCGGCACGCCGCCGAGATCAATCGTCTCGCGAAGCACGTCCCGCGTGGTGCCGGGCACCTCGCTCACCAGCGCCCGCTCCTCGCGTAGCAGCGCGTTCAGCAGGCTCGACTTGCCCGCGTTGGGCCGGCCTGTGAGCACCACGCGCGCGCCTTCGCGCAGGCGCCTGCCGGCGGACGCGCCCGCGAGCAGCGCCTCCACCTCCGAGGCGAGGCCCCGCGCTCCGGCGGCGCGCAGCTCCCACGCGAAGTCGTCGGGGAGCTGCTCCTGGAAGTCCAGGTAGGTCTCGCAGTCCATCAGGATTTCGCGCGTGCGCAGGCCCATGGCGCGCACGGCGCGAGAGAACTCGCCCTGCAGCCGGGCCACGGCGCTCTCGCGGGCCCGGTCGGTACGCGCGGACACGAGATCCGCCACCGACTCGGCCTGGGCCAGGTCCATCCGCCCGTTCACGAAGGCCCGCCGGCTGAATTCTCCGGGCTCGGCCGGCCGCGCGCCCGCGCGGAGCAGCGCGGCCAGCAGCGCGGCGGTGGTGGCCGCGCCGCCGTGACAGGAGAATTCCACCATGTCCTCGCCGGTGTAGCTGTGCGGGGCGCGGAAGACGGTGGCCAAAACTTCGTCAATGACGTGCCCGAAGGGCGGGGCGGCGGCGCCCCGCGACGCGGCGGGGGATGGCTCGGTGGGCGCAGCCGCGCCACCGGCCGCCGCCTCGTCACCCACCGCGGGCGTCATCTCGGCGGCCACCGCCCACCCGTGCGCCACGGTGAATCCCGGCCGGTCGGCCAGGCGCACGCGGCCGCGGAACACCGCGTCGCCCACTGAAAAAGCCCGGCGGCCGCTGACTCTCAGGAGAGCCAGGGCCGCCGGGCCGGGTGCGGTCGCCAGTGCGGCGATGGTGTCGTCGAGGTCGAACATCGCTCCTGCCGATCCGGGCGCGCTCGATCCAGGGGAGCGCGCCCGCTCCGCGACTACGCTCCGGGAGGCGCGTACCCCCGCCGCTTCTTGGTGTTCTTCTTGAACGTCGGCATCTTCGGGCCGGCCGCTTCCGGCTGGCCCGTCTCGGCCGCCGGCTGCTCGCCGCCCATGCGGGCCATCAGTTCCTGCTCGAGCCGCTTCGACTCGCTGATGGACGCGCGGATCTCGGGGGTGGTCTCGAAGTGCGGACGGTCGTCCCGGTCGCGGTCACGCCCGCCACGCCCGCGGTCGCGATCCCGGCCACCGCCGCCGCTGCGGCCACCGCGACGATCGCGGTCCCGGTCCCGGCCGCCGCCACCGCCGCTGCCGCCACTGCGGCTGTGCGGCCGGCTGCCGCCAAAGTCCTCTTCGCGGAAGTCGTCCTCGGGGTCGCGCACCGCCGGGGCGGCCGGGGCGGCCGCCACGGGGCTTGCCACTTCGTCCGCTTCGTCCGCCTCGAGCGCCGGTTCGGCGTCGAACTCGTCCTCCGGCTCGTCGAACCCGGCCTCGTCCAGCAGCGCTCCGCCGGGCTCTTCCATCTCGGCCTCATCCACGGGCGTGCCCAGCCCGCGCGGGGTGAACCCGCGGGGC from Candidatus Eisenbacteria bacterium includes these protein-coding regions:
- a CDS encoding ParB/RepB/Spo0J family partition protein, encoding MQTRKALGRGLSALIPGDAPSATSAQESVERIPLDRVKTNPMQPRTEMDEARLADLANSIRERGLVQPIVVRRAGYHFELIAGERRFQASRRLGLSEIPAIIKDVPDDQLLELALVENIQREDLNPIDEAHAYQKLIETLGVTQEAVAKRVGKDRATVSNSLRLLTLPEQIRKLVASGKLTAGHARALLALGSEADMLRVAEQIVAEGLTVRTIEELGRTARKARHKGRRIKRRVIPELVQIEEQLQRRMGTRVRVTGTQHKGSIAIEYYSMEELERILDELKITVS
- a CDS encoding MoxR family ATPase, which produces MTSANAPLEALERLKSGHDRIVREVRKVIVGQDRVVEELLTALFANGHCLLVGVPGLAKTLLVSSLARVLDLKFSRIQFTPDLMPSDITGTEVLEENRSTGQREFRFLRGPLFANLVLADEINRTPPKTQAALLQAMQEREVSAGGQTMRLEPPFFVLATQNPIELEGTYPLPEAQLDRFMFQVQVDYPSQAEEERIVTETTGASVPDLQPVFASKELTDFQALVRRVPASEFVVRYAVRLARATRPTEEGSPDFVKQWVSWGAGPRASQYLVLGAKTRAALDGRFAPSIEDIRAVAPSVLRHRVIPNFNAEADGVRSPEIIRQLLEKVSADGKGA
- the rlmD gene encoding 23S rRNA (uracil(1939)-C(5))-methyltransferase RlmD, whose amino-acid sequence is MPPVARGEVLELEVTGLATGGRGLAKLDRYVVFVEGALPGDRVRARITRSKGRYAESVAVERLSAGPDRVEARCAHVSVCGGCRFQDYDYAAQLLHKQQAIRDSMTHLAALDIPVREVRPSSDIFHYRNKMEFSFGAAEDGRVSLGLHHRGRFDTIFNLSECHICPPAMNRTVEVLRALARRDGLPAYDLRSHEGELRFVALRESRATGELLVNLVSAEPRVDVFGSWALELAREVPSLRGFVFSLHRGQAQAVQAESWQLLWGEDRIVERLNGLEFEISPWSFFQTNSAQAEVLYREALAAAELVPEDRVLDLYCGTGTLTLTFARECAAAWGVETVEEAVRDAVRNAERNFGRGMRTTAARAPGAVAPAVSASSEPGQLGAPDVRFFAADARPWLRLGGAKELEPTVVVVDPPRAGLHPRVIDRVCELRPRRVVYVSCNPTTLARDLAHFARLGYRAPWIQPVDMFPHTDHVECVAALEPGEPPPA
- a CDS encoding class I SAM-dependent methyltransferase, with translation MKDRRERTSSAGRAGSVGRAGTAGRGVPSAGRAPDPATQVTPDAAEVPIEVRPAPDFSEPTIRLAPEFESQANAYIDLLMEWNERLNLVSRRMTRDDLLRHVLGSLAPLELLEAAGPTAADFSLLDIGSGGGLPALPLLLARPTWKGVLVEGMLKKCRFLREAATRLVPGRARVIQARYEELPGPGAEVSEDPEFGPTPELVIPGNTFQMITMRAVAPDRKLVNHISEQVRVDLAVGGWMVWFASRDEAIKQQALDALARIGLEDVRLVRVDWADTTLATGRGPAR
- a CDS encoding ParA family protein, which codes for MGKVVAITNQKGGVGKTTTAINLAASLARGVGISGDTTEKSIYEVLINDLPIQEAIVPSGVENLDLVPSGQRLSGAEVELVGLIARENRLRDAVQPVRQEYDYIIIDCPPSLGLLTLNTLTASDSVLVPLQCEYYALEGLSHLLQAIRLVQAKLNPALHMEGVLLTMYDHRLNLCQQVEDEARKYFADRVYKTVIPRNVRLSEAPSFGKPAVVYDPGCTGSTSYRNLAREVIESAN
- a CDS encoding DUF58 domain-containing protein; translated protein: MNRPGPTGADVRRFLDPRVASQIEAIDLRARLVVEGFLAGLHRSPFHGFSVEFAEHRPYAPGDPIRHVDWKVYAKQDRYYIRRYHEETNLRSYLLVDQSASMGFSRGGRPTKLEYASSLAAALAYLMLGQQDAVGLLLFAEKMEKFVPPRSVKSHLHQLLMELGRARAQSGTKVASCLTSLAERIKRRGLVMVFSDLLDEPDEVLAGLKSFRHRAHEVVVFHVLDPDERRFPFHEPVEIEDMESSEKLVTHGWEVSREYRRRIEEWTGRLQRECRERLIDYVPLDTSTPFDVALVRYLEKRARLH
- a CDS encoding DUF523 and DUF1722 domain-containing protein; amino-acid sequence: MAAEKDPPIRIGISACLLGREVRYDGGHKRDGFLVDTFGAYVEWVTFCPEVELGLGTPRDPIRLVREKRGADVRLVVPKTGRDLTDNMRAFAKRRVAKLRADDLCGFVLKKNSPSCGMARVKVYDHNGAPSPEGVGLFAAAVMERFPNLPVEEEGRLSDPRLRENFVERVFAYRRLRTLFEGRFRPGALVKFHTAHKLALLAHSTAAYTELGRLVARAREVPPAGLRDRYEAGFMQAMKKIATPRQHTNVLQHMAGYFKKDLGEAEKRELGAIIEDYRRGLVPLVVPLTLIRHHVRRHQVEYLEGQTYLQPHPRELMLRNHV